From a single Gammaproteobacteria bacterium genomic region:
- the infA gene encoding translation initiation factor IF-1 produces MAKEEQIEMEGTVVDTLPNTMFRVELENGHVVLAHISGKMRKNYIRILKGDKVTVEMTPYDLSKGRITFRHKEGSPRPTPAKEE; encoded by the coding sequence ATGGCAAAAGAAGAACAAATTGAAATGGAAGGAACGGTGGTTGATACACTTCCTAATACCATGTTCCGCGTTGAACTTGAAAATGGTCATGTTGTATTAGCTCACATTTCCGGAAAAATGCGCAAAAACTACATCCGTATTTTGAAAGGCGATAAAGTGACGGTAGAAATGACACCGTATGACTTATCCAAAGGTCGCATTACATTCCGTCACAAAGAAGGCTCCCCGCGACCTACTCCCGCTAAAGAAGAGTAA
- the icd gene encoding NADP-dependent isocitrate dehydrogenase, translating into MSYQHIQIPSDGAKVTINRDMTITVPNNPIIPFIEGDGIGVDITPVMIKVVDAAIAKAYGKTRKINWMEIYAGEKATKVYGQDEWLPKETLVALNEFAVAIKGPLTTPVGGGIRSLNVALRQELDLYTCLRPIRYFEGVPSPVKEPWKTNMVIFRENSEDIYAGIEWQADSAEAKKVIEFLRNEMHISKIRFPNHCGIGIKPVSQEGTARLVRAAIQYAIDNERDSVTLVHKGNIMKYTEGAFRDWGYEVAEKEFGAQLLDKGPWRILKNPNTDKDIVIKDVIADAFLQQILLRPEDYSVIATLNLNGDYISDALAAQVGGIGIAPGANIGDKVALFEATHGTAPKYAGQDKVNPGSLILSAEMMLRHMQWNKAADCILKGVEGAIKARTVTYDFARLMDKAQEVSTSGFGEAIIKHM; encoded by the coding sequence ATGAGCTATCAACACATTCAAATTCCTAGTGATGGCGCTAAGGTGACAATAAATAGAGATATGACAATCACAGTGCCAAATAATCCCATTATTCCTTTCATCGAGGGCGATGGAATCGGTGTGGATATTACGCCGGTGATGATTAAAGTGGTGGATGCAGCGATTGCCAAAGCGTACGGAAAAACACGTAAAATCAATTGGATGGAAATATATGCCGGTGAAAAAGCTACAAAAGTATATGGGCAAGATGAGTGGCTCCCGAAAGAGACCCTCGTCGCACTTAACGAATTTGCAGTTGCTATTAAAGGGCCTTTAACTACGCCAGTCGGTGGTGGCATTCGCTCTTTAAATGTAGCATTACGACAAGAGCTTGATCTCTATACTTGTTTGCGACCTATTCGTTACTTCGAAGGGGTTCCAAGCCCAGTTAAAGAACCATGGAAAACTAACATGGTTATTTTTCGGGAAAATTCCGAAGATATTTATGCCGGGATTGAGTGGCAAGCCGACTCTGCTGAAGCTAAAAAAGTGATCGAATTTTTGCGCAATGAAATGCATATCAGCAAAATCCGTTTTCCTAATCACTGTGGCATTGGCATCAAGCCTGTTTCCCAAGAAGGAACCGCAAGATTAGTTCGTGCCGCTATTCAATATGCTATCGATAATGAACGTGATTCGGTAACACTTGTTCATAAAGGTAACATTATGAAATATACAGAAGGTGCCTTTCGTGATTGGGGATACGAAGTTGCTGAGAAAGAATTTGGCGCTCAGTTATTGGATAAAGGTCCTTGGCGAATCCTAAAAAATCCAAACACGGATAAAGATATTGTTATTAAAGATGTTATTGCTGATGCATTTTTGCAGCAAATCTTGCTTCGACCTGAAGATTATAGCGTGATTGCGACGCTAAATTTAAATGGTGACTACATTTCGGATGCCTTAGCAGCTCAAGTCGGCGGAATTGGTATTGCACCAGGGGCAAATATTGGCGATAAAGTGGCTTTATTCGAAGCAACACACGGTACTGCTCCCAAATACGCAGGCCAAGATAAAGTTAACCCAGGCTCACTTATTCTCTCCGCAGAAATGATGTTACGACACATGCAATGGAATAAAGCGGCTGATTGCATCTTAAAAGGGGTAGAAGGAGCTATCAAAGCAAGAACAGTGACCTATGATTTTGCTAGATTAATGGACAAGGCTCAGGAAGTGAGTACATCGGGGTTTGGCGAGGCCATCATAAAGCATATGTAG
- the clpS gene encoding ATP-dependent Clp protease adapter ClpS, giving the protein MKSEVINNCTEHWVVQPEVTNSEPQLYLILIHNDHYTPMEFVVALLEKFFNMDRVKATSTMLEAHMKGKAACGVFTKDVAETKITLTLSYARNHEHPLICSMEAAHE; this is encoded by the coding sequence ATGAAAAGTGAGGTGATTAATAATTGTACAGAGCATTGGGTGGTACAACCAGAGGTCACCAATAGTGAACCTCAACTCTACCTAATCCTAATTCACAATGATCACTATACACCCATGGAATTTGTCGTGGCGTTATTAGAAAAGTTTTTTAACATGGACAGAGTCAAGGCAACAAGCACGATGCTTGAAGCACATATGAAGGGTAAAGCAGCATGCGGCGTTTTTACGAAAGATGTTGCGGAAACTAAAATAACACTAACCCTTAGTTATGCGCGTAATCACGAGCATCCACTCATTTGTAGCATGGAGGCAGCTCATGAGTAA
- a CDS encoding DUF962 domain-containing protein, whose amino-acid sequence MHGIFNWQNRYAIHQTFHQETGNQIAHYIATPIQLFAMIKLLAIGTVSGFDQGINIALVFIIFLSIIYTLIHLPVGLIVSAYLTGCWYIASYYPFSTSAWMDMLCALGLFAAGVFIQIRVGHHVYENKKANLGAEFDEFFQTYNPMIFVLIFFFPFLDLYHQLKNSKIIP is encoded by the coding sequence ATGCATGGAATTTTTAATTGGCAAAATCGTTACGCTATTCACCAAACTTTTCATCAAGAAACGGGTAACCAAATTGCTCATTATATTGCAACGCCTATTCAATTGTTTGCCATGATTAAATTGCTAGCAATAGGAACCGTATCCGGTTTCGATCAAGGCATTAATATTGCGTTGGTCTTTATTATATTCTTAAGTATTATTTATACGCTCATTCATTTGCCGGTAGGGTTAATTGTTTCAGCTTATTTAACAGGGTGTTGGTATATTGCAAGTTATTATCCATTTTCGACTTCTGCATGGATGGACATGCTTTGCGCCCTAGGTCTTTTTGCTGCGGGTGTATTTATTCAAATTCGCGTGGGTCATCACGTTTATGAAAATAAAAAAGCTAATTTGGGTGCTGAGTTTGATGAATTTTTTCAAACGTACAACCCCATGATTTTTGTTTTAATTTTCTTTTTTCCATTCTTAGATTTATATCATCAGCTCAAAAACTCTAAAATAATCCCTTAA
- a CDS encoding DNA translocase FtsK 4TM domain-containing protein codes for MMKNRYKSANSNKSRRPLSVQMRHRLQEGLFLLALACGIFLFISLVTYHTVDPSWSSSGSSSNVMNWGGRVGSYMADLFLSLFGMTSFFVPFVIIFFGWLGLQERESEPTDRREWIYKASGTAFIIMGVCGLMSFYYGATVTLPASGGGILGDLVGRGFSRLFNKTGTTLLFITMFLCGVTLVTGLSWLGLMKAGCLKTWRQAKNFRLRKKLELVVKPEVNNVILPQVSSTLQNRLTSLSLVKPVVVAKLDPPREKKKPVDIDPSIKLLPGHLPPLSLLNPPPAHVEKAFANISFEELSRLVEQRLADFGVEAKVVAVHPGPVITRFELELAPGIKVSKITGLAKDIARSLSAVSVRVVEVIPGKSVIGLEIPNENRELVTLREILETPRFSQSRSPVSLVLGKDIAGASVVVDLVKMPHLLVAGTTGSGKSVCLNAMLLSMLFKATPEQLRLILIDPKMLELSVYEGIPHLLTPVITDMKDAANALRWCVAEMDKRYRLMASLGVRNLSGYNQKVYDANKQGQPLPMPGTLVTDEASARAFLEPLPIIVVIADELADMMMVVGKKVEDLIARIAQKARAAGIHLILATQRPSVDVITGLIKANIPTRVAFQVSSRIDSRTILDQQGAEQLLGHGDMLYMPPGAGLPVRVHGAYVADDEVHRVVAAWRSYGEPRYLEDITEERLDSGGMNDTQGGGEQDPLYDQAVRIVTETRRASISLVQRRLRIGYNRAARMMEEMEVAGVVSAVDHTGSREVLAASAPST; via the coding sequence ATGATGAAGAATCGTTATAAATCGGCTAATAGTAATAAGTCTCGACGACCCCTGTCCGTTCAGATGCGCCATCGTTTGCAGGAAGGATTATTTCTACTTGCGCTTGCTTGCGGCATTTTTTTGTTTATATCACTTGTAACTTATCACACTGTCGATCCAAGTTGGTCAAGTTCGGGAAGCAGTAGTAATGTCATGAATTGGGGCGGTCGCGTAGGCTCTTATATGGCAGACCTCTTTTTATCTCTTTTCGGGATGACTTCTTTCTTTGTACCCTTTGTAATTATTTTCTTTGGTTGGTTGGGATTACAAGAACGTGAATCGGAACCCACCGACAGAAGGGAATGGATCTATAAAGCGAGTGGTACCGCTTTTATAATTATGGGCGTGTGCGGATTGATGAGTTTTTATTACGGCGCAACCGTGACGCTACCCGCGAGTGGGGGTGGTATTTTAGGCGATTTAGTGGGAAGAGGATTTTCACGACTTTTTAACAAAACTGGAACAACCCTACTATTTATCACGATGTTTCTGTGCGGTGTTACTTTAGTTACAGGTCTTTCTTGGCTCGGATTGATGAAAGCAGGTTGTTTGAAAACATGGCGCCAGGCAAAAAACTTTCGACTTCGTAAGAAGTTAGAATTGGTTGTTAAGCCGGAAGTGAATAACGTTATCCTTCCGCAAGTCTCGTCCACCCTTCAAAATAGACTCACTTCACTTTCATTAGTCAAGCCTGTGGTTGTTGCGAAACTCGACCCGCCACGCGAGAAGAAAAAGCCAGTTGATATTGATCCCAGTATAAAATTATTACCCGGTCATTTGCCGCCGTTAAGTTTATTAAATCCCCCACCTGCCCATGTGGAAAAGGCGTTTGCCAATATTTCCTTTGAAGAACTTTCGAGATTGGTTGAGCAACGTTTAGCAGACTTTGGTGTAGAAGCAAAAGTTGTAGCAGTTCATCCCGGCCCGGTTATTACGCGTTTTGAATTAGAACTTGCTCCCGGTATTAAAGTAAGCAAAATTACAGGGCTTGCAAAAGATATCGCGCGTTCACTTTCCGCGGTAAGCGTCAGGGTTGTCGAAGTTATTCCAGGAAAATCAGTCATTGGTTTGGAAATTCCCAATGAAAATCGGGAATTAGTCACACTCAGAGAAATATTAGAAACACCGCGGTTTTCACAATCTCGATCTCCTGTCAGTCTTGTATTAGGGAAAGATATTGCTGGGGCATCTGTCGTTGTTGATTTAGTAAAAATGCCGCATCTTTTAGTCGCAGGTACAACTGGGTCGGGCAAATCTGTATGTTTAAATGCAATGTTGTTGAGTATGTTATTTAAAGCGACACCCGAGCAATTACGTTTAATATTAATTGATCCCAAAATGCTTGAGCTTTCTGTTTATGAAGGTATCCCACATTTATTAACGCCGGTTATTACCGATATGAAAGATGCTGCCAATGCTTTGCGGTGGTGCGTTGCAGAAATGGATAAACGCTACCGCTTAATGGCGTCACTGGGTGTGCGAAACTTAAGCGGCTATAATCAAAAAGTTTATGATGCAAATAAACAAGGTCAACCGCTTCCCATGCCAGGGACGCTCGTGACAGATGAAGCTTCGGCGCGTGCTTTCCTTGAACCTTTACCTATTATTGTTGTGATAGCCGATGAGTTAGCTGACATGATGATGGTGGTTGGTAAGAAAGTTGAAGATTTAATTGCACGTATCGCGCAAAAAGCACGCGCTGCAGGTATTCATTTAATCCTTGCCACCCAAAGGCCTTCAGTCGATGTCATTACCGGCTTGATTAAAGCAAACATCCCAACGCGCGTAGCTTTTCAAGTTTCATCCCGTATTGATTCAAGAACTATATTGGATCAGCAAGGAGCTGAACAGTTGTTAGGGCATGGCGATATGCTTTATATGCCACCTGGTGCTGGATTACCTGTCCGTGTTCACGGTGCCTATGTTGCGGATGATGAAGTGCATCGGGTCGTGGCGGCTTGGCGTTCCTACGGCGAACCCCGTTATCTCGAGGACATCACTGAAGAAAGACTAGATAGTGGCGGCATGAATGATACCCAGGGCGGGGGTGAGCAAGATCCGCTTTATGACCAAGCTGTACGTATTGTGACTGAGACTCGTCGAGCCTCTATCTCTTTAGTTCAACGTAGGCTGCGAATAGGTTATAATCGTGCTGCCCGGATGATGGAAGAAATGGAAGTTGCGGGTGTTGTCAGCGCTGTAGATCACACCGGGAGCCGAGAAGTTTTAGCAGCATCCGCGCCTAGCACCTAA
- the mnmA gene encoding tRNA 2-thiouridine(34) synthase MnmA, giving the protein MTPSFVIVGLSGGVDSSVAAYLLKKAGHHVEAVFMKNWEEDDTEDFCPAAADYKDAQAVSDLLGIELHCVNFAAEYWQSVFDDFLREHQAFRTPNPDVLCNKEIKFKAFLDYAKNRGADYIATGHYARLEKVGDVTRLLKGLDADKDQSYFLHAVQHTQLRQSLFPLGHLQKSEVRAMAKSLGLVTATKKDSTGICFIGERKFKSFLQDFMQEQPGSIETLEGEVIGQHQGLMFYTVGQRQGLNIGGMKGKIEAAWYVAHKDIKRNVLQVVQGEAHPALFKASLTVQSIHWINHPPEPTLPLSAKIRYRQTDQPCQIEPLPSGHFKVNFHQKQRAVTPGQSVVFYQDDICLGGGIIES; this is encoded by the coding sequence ATGACTCCTTCTTTCGTCATCGTAGGCTTATCCGGCGGGGTGGACTCCTCTGTCGCTGCCTATTTGCTCAAAAAAGCCGGCCACCATGTGGAAGCTGTTTTCATGAAGAATTGGGAAGAAGACGACACCGAGGATTTTTGTCCAGCAGCTGCTGATTACAAAGATGCGCAAGCCGTCAGTGATTTGTTAGGCATTGAATTACATTGTGTCAATTTTGCGGCTGAATATTGGCAATCTGTCTTCGATGACTTCCTACGCGAACATCAAGCTTTTCGCACGCCCAATCCGGATGTTCTTTGTAATAAAGAAATTAAATTTAAAGCTTTTTTAGATTATGCGAAAAATCGTGGCGCTGATTACATTGCCACAGGTCATTATGCCCGTCTAGAAAAAGTAGGCGATGTTACACGATTATTAAAAGGATTAGATGCTGACAAAGATCAAAGTTATTTTTTACATGCCGTTCAACATACCCAACTGAGACAAAGCCTTTTCCCCCTAGGTCATTTACAAAAAAGTGAAGTGCGTGCGATGGCAAAATCGTTAGGATTAGTCACTGCAACAAAAAAAGATAGCACGGGTATTTGTTTTATTGGCGAACGCAAATTCAAAAGCTTTTTGCAAGATTTTATGCAAGAACAACCCGGGTCAATTGAAACCCTGGAAGGGGAAGTCATCGGCCAGCACCAAGGTTTAATGTTTTATACGGTCGGTCAGAGACAAGGTTTGAATATTGGCGGCATGAAAGGCAAAATTGAAGCAGCATGGTATGTTGCACATAAAGATATTAAACGCAATGTATTGCAAGTCGTACAAGGTGAAGCACATCCTGCACTTTTTAAAGCGTCTTTAACCGTCCAATCGATCCACTGGATCAATCACCCACCCGAACCCACCCTTCCTTTGAGCGCGAAAATTCGTTACCGACAAACAGATCAACCCTGTCAGATTGAACCCCTGCCATCCGGTCATTTCAAAGTTAACTTCCATCAAAAACAACGCGCTGTTACGCCAGGACAATCTGTTGTGTTTTACCAGGATGATATTTGCTTGGGTGGTGGTATTATTGAAAGCTAG
- the purB gene encoding adenylosuccinate lyase — protein sequence MDTAVLMAISPLDGRYQEKLTCLRPVFSEYGLIKFRLMVEIKWLQMLIEFGNLPELPRLSPHANKILEDMIENFSLQDAARVKHIESGINHDVKALEYFIKEHIGGNAELAKLTEFIHFGCTSEDINNLAYGLMLQAARTQCILPALDELLLLLRKFAHTYAALPMLARTHGQAASPTTVGKEIANVISRLQRQIDQLLSAPILGKMNGASGNYNALQIAYPDVNWQILAKNFIAKLGLTWNPYTTQIEPHDAMAEFFAIIMRINTILIDFSRDVWGYIAIQYFKQKSYANEVGSSTMPHKVNPIDFENAEGNLGIANALFDHMIQKLPISRWQRDLSDSTVLRNIGVAISHAILAYQAICKGVGKLEPNLQVIENDLEQHWAVLAEAIQTIMRRYQLEAPYEQLKTLTRGKVIDKMTLHTFINTLDLPQDVKKQLLDLTPASYIGYAQELAKRI from the coding sequence ATGGATACTGCTGTTTTGATGGCCATTTCACCGCTTGACGGTCGCTATCAAGAAAAACTTACGTGTTTACGTCCTGTATTTAGTGAATACGGATTAATCAAGTTTCGCTTGATGGTGGAAATCAAATGGCTGCAAATGCTTATCGAATTCGGCAATCTTCCTGAGTTACCTCGTTTATCACCCCATGCGAATAAAATTTTAGAAGATATGATTGAGAATTTTTCCCTACAAGATGCAGCACGCGTCAAGCATATTGAATCTGGTATTAACCACGATGTAAAAGCACTGGAATATTTCATCAAAGAACATATCGGTGGGAATGCTGAACTCGCCAAACTTACAGAATTTATTCACTTTGGGTGCACCTCTGAAGATATCAATAATCTTGCTTATGGACTGATGCTTCAAGCAGCTCGAACGCAATGTATTTTACCGGCACTTGATGAACTTTTATTACTATTACGTAAATTTGCCCACACCTACGCTGCTTTGCCCATGCTTGCAAGAACGCACGGACAAGCAGCAAGCCCAACGACTGTTGGGAAAGAAATTGCCAATGTCATTAGTCGATTACAACGTCAAATCGATCAATTACTGAGTGCACCCATCTTAGGAAAAATGAATGGCGCCTCGGGGAATTACAACGCATTGCAAATTGCTTATCCGGATGTTAATTGGCAAATTTTGGCTAAGAATTTCATTGCAAAACTTGGACTGACTTGGAACCCTTATACGACGCAGATCGAACCCCATGACGCTATGGCGGAATTTTTTGCTATTATCATGCGCATTAATACGATTTTAATTGATTTTAGTCGTGACGTTTGGGGTTACATTGCGATCCAGTACTTCAAACAAAAATCTTATGCAAATGAAGTGGGTTCCTCTACTATGCCGCATAAAGTCAATCCCATTGATTTTGAAAATGCGGAAGGCAATTTAGGAATTGCCAATGCTTTATTCGATCACATGATACAAAAACTACCGATTTCAAGATGGCAACGTGATCTATCAGATTCAACGGTTTTGCGAAACATTGGCGTTGCGATCAGCCATGCGATTTTAGCTTATCAAGCCATTTGTAAAGGTGTTGGAAAGTTAGAACCTAATCTTCAAGTCATTGAAAATGATTTAGAGCAACATTGGGCCGTATTAGCCGAAGCGATTCAAACGATTATGCGTCGTTATCAATTAGAAGCTCCCTATGAACAATTAAAAACATTAACGCGGGGTAAAGTAATTGATAAAATGACTTTGCATACATTTATTAATACACTTGATTTGCCCCAGGATGTAAAAAAACAATTGCTTGATTTAACGCCTGCCAGCTATATCGGTTATGCGCAAGAATTAGCGAAACGTATTTAA
- the trxB gene encoding thioredoxin-disulfide reductase, producing the protein MPNVQHHRLIILGSGPAGWTAAVYAARANLNPVLITGLIPGGQLSLTTDVDNWPGGPEKLQGPDLMQNMKDHALRFNTKVIHDDITFADLQSKPFTLKGEHTYTSDALIIATGASAKYLGLASEDAYKGRGVSACATCDGFFYRNQKVAVVGGGNTAVEETLYLSNLASQVTLIHRRNKLRAEKMLIDRLMQKVETGKIEILWDSKIEEVLGDPQGVNGIRIKNIETNEEKKVDVTGLFIAIGHKPNTDIFSNQLDMENGYLKVKGGIGPGATLTNIAGVFAAGDVSDPTYRQAITAAGSGCMAALDADKYLDELGLINN; encoded by the coding sequence ATGCCAAATGTACAACACCACCGATTAATCATTTTAGGTTCAGGCCCTGCTGGCTGGACCGCTGCAGTTTATGCTGCGCGTGCTAATTTAAATCCTGTCTTAATTACCGGTTTAATACCCGGTGGACAATTAAGTCTCACCACAGACGTTGACAATTGGCCTGGCGGACCTGAAAAATTACAAGGTCCAGACTTAATGCAAAACATGAAAGATCATGCTTTGCGATTTAATACCAAAGTTATTCACGACGACATCACTTTTGCCGATCTGCAATCAAAACCTTTTACCTTAAAAGGCGAGCACACTTACACGAGCGATGCTTTAATTATTGCGACAGGGGCGAGCGCAAAGTATCTAGGGTTAGCGTCTGAGGATGCCTACAAAGGTCGCGGAGTATCAGCTTGCGCTACTTGTGATGGTTTTTTTTACCGTAACCAAAAAGTTGCAGTTGTTGGCGGCGGTAACACAGCCGTAGAAGAAACCCTTTATCTCTCTAATCTTGCAAGTCAGGTTACCCTTATCCATCGGCGTAATAAATTACGCGCTGAAAAAATGTTAATTGATCGTTTAATGCAAAAAGTAGAAACGGGAAAAATTGAGATCCTTTGGGATAGTAAAATTGAAGAAGTTCTTGGTGATCCCCAAGGCGTAAATGGCATTCGGATAAAAAATATAGAAACGAACGAGGAAAAAAAGGTAGATGTAACTGGCCTTTTTATTGCCATTGGTCATAAACCCAACACCGATATTTTCAGCAATCAACTGGATATGGAAAATGGCTACCTGAAAGTTAAAGGTGGCATTGGTCCTGGCGCAACTTTAACTAACATCGCGGGCGTCTTTGCCGCAGGGGATGTCTCAGATCCAACGTATAGACAAGCCATAACTGCCGCAGGATCAGGGTGTATGGCCGCTCTTGATGCAGATAAGTATTTAGATGAATTAGGATTAATTAATAACTAA
- the clpA gene encoding ATP-dependent Clp protease ATP-binding subunit ClpA, which yields MLDKELEYTLNVAFKEARSKRHEFVTVEHLLLALLDNTSALEVLKACGANINRLRSNLVEFIDRTTPLIPLNIHDRDTQPTLGFQRVIQRAVFQVQSSGKTEVTGSNILAAIFSEQESQSVYFIRQENISRLDVINFIAHGLARTKPSSTDRPFTQFNEEGDGGDEGSSPLELYTANLNSRAKLGLIDPLIGREEEIERTIQVLCRRRKNNALLVGEAGVGKTAIAEGLARLIVEKKVPEVLEESVIYSLDLGSLLAGTKYRGDFEKRLKSVLHQLKEQKGAVLFIDEIHTIIGAGAASGGLMDVSNLIKPLLASGELTCIGSTTYKEYRSIFEKDHALDRRFQRINVSEPTIEQSIEILKGLRGRFEAHHKIKYTDEALDAAARLAARYINDRHLPDKAIDLVDEVGAYQYLLPEVDRKKIIEVVDIEKMVAKIARIPERNVSASDREVLRNLTRDLKMMIYGQDESIETLGAAVKLARSGLRDPNKPIGSFMFVGPTGVGKTEVSKQLAKNLGVELLRFDMSEYMERHSVSRLIGAPPGYVGYDEGGMLTEAVNKAPHSVVLLDEIEKAHPDVYNLLLQIMDHGTLTDMNGRKTDFRHTILIMTSNAGAESVDKGNIGFTALDNNGAEVMAAVHRVFSPEFRNRLDAIIQFKSLDSKTILSVVNKFVAELEGQLEMRRVILEVDADARSWLAKNGYDKKMGARPMARLIQEQIKKPLAEELLFGKLSNGGHVKVTTKRGKLDFVIEDTLGTPVTNVN from the coding sequence ATGTTGGATAAAGAACTTGAGTACACGCTTAATGTGGCTTTTAAAGAAGCCCGTAGTAAGCGTCATGAATTTGTAACGGTTGAGCATTTACTACTTGCGCTCCTTGATAATACTTCTGCGTTAGAAGTATTAAAAGCATGCGGCGCTAACATTAACCGTTTACGTAGTAATTTAGTTGAGTTTATTGATCGAACCACGCCGCTTATTCCACTTAATATTCATGACCGCGATACACAACCAACTCTGGGTTTCCAACGTGTCATTCAACGTGCCGTCTTCCAAGTCCAGTCATCCGGTAAAACAGAAGTGACAGGGAGTAACATTTTAGCCGCAATTTTTAGTGAACAAGAAAGCCAAAGTGTTTACTTTATTCGCCAAGAAAATATAAGTCGTCTTGATGTTATTAATTTCATTGCTCATGGTTTAGCAAGAACAAAACCAAGTTCCACTGATCGTCCTTTCACTCAATTCAATGAAGAAGGTGATGGGGGTGATGAGGGGAGTAGTCCGCTTGAACTCTATACTGCCAATCTTAATTCAAGAGCAAAGCTCGGTCTTATTGATCCACTCATTGGCCGAGAAGAAGAAATTGAACGAACTATTCAAGTGCTTTGTCGTCGTCGCAAAAATAATGCACTTTTAGTCGGTGAAGCGGGTGTTGGTAAAACAGCGATTGCTGAAGGTCTTGCCCGATTAATTGTTGAAAAGAAAGTACCCGAAGTACTGGAAGAAAGCGTTATCTATTCTCTCGATTTAGGCAGCTTGCTGGCTGGAACTAAGTATCGCGGTGATTTTGAAAAACGATTAAAGAGTGTACTGCATCAGTTAAAAGAACAAAAAGGTGCAGTATTATTTATTGATGAAATCCATACCATCATTGGTGCAGGTGCGGCCTCAGGCGGTCTCATGGATGTCTCAAATCTCATTAAACCATTATTAGCTTCAGGAGAGCTTACTTGTATCGGCTCAACAACTTATAAAGAATATCGTAGTATCTTTGAAAAGGATCATGCACTAGATCGAAGGTTTCAACGCATTAATGTAAGCGAACCTACTATTGAACAATCCATTGAGATTTTGAAAGGTTTACGTGGACGGTTTGAAGCACATCATAAAATTAAATATACTGATGAAGCATTAGATGCAGCAGCTCGCTTAGCTGCACGCTATATCAATGACAGACATTTGCCTGATAAAGCGATTGACCTTGTTGATGAGGTTGGTGCGTATCAATATTTATTACCTGAAGTTGATCGTAAAAAAATTATTGAAGTGGTAGATATAGAAAAAATGGTCGCCAAAATTGCACGTATTCCTGAACGAAATGTATCAGCTTCGGATCGAGAAGTATTAAGAAACTTAACTCGCGATTTAAAAATGATGATTTACGGTCAAGATGAATCTATTGAAACGTTGGGTGCTGCAGTTAAGCTTGCGCGCTCAGGTTTGCGAGATCCGAATAAACCCATTGGTTCCTTTATGTTTGTCGGGCCAACAGGGGTAGGTAAAACCGAAGTTTCAAAACAACTCGCTAAAAACTTAGGCGTAGAATTATTGCGCTTTGACATGTCGGAATACATGGAACGTCATTCCGTATCGCGTCTTATTGGCGCTCCGCCAGGATACGTTGGGTATGATGAAGGGGGGATGTTAACAGAGGCAGTTAATAAAGCACCGCATTCAGTGGTCTTATTAGATGAAATTGAGAAAGCGCATCCTGATGTTTATAATTTGTTATTACAAATTATGGATCATGGCACTTTAACTGATATGAATGGACGCAAAACTGATTTTCGTCACACCATTTTAATCATGACTTCAAACGCAGGCGCAGAGTCCGTCGACAAAGGGAATATTGGTTTTACCGCTTTAGATAATAATGGTGCCGAAGTCATGGCTGCTGTTCATCGCGTTTTCTCTCCAGAATTTCGCAACCGGCTGGATGCAATTATTCAATTTAAATCTTTAGATTCCAAAACGATACTCTCTGTCGTTAATAAATTTGTCGCGGAATTAGAAGGACAATTAGAAATGCGTCGCGTTATTTTAGAAGTAGATGCTGACGCTCGCTCTTGGCTTGCAAAAAATGGGTATGATAAAAAAATGGGAGCGCGACCCATGGCAAGACTAATTCAAGAACAAATCAAAAAGCCACTGGCTGAAGAATTGTTATTTGGTAAATTAAGTAACGGTGGCCATGTCAAAGTTACGACCAAGAGAGGTAAGCTTGATTTCGTTATCGAAGATACGTTAGGAACACCTGTTACTAACGTAAATTAA